GGAGCAGCAGGACTGCCTCGTCATGCGCTTCCTCCAGGGGATGAGCATCGCCGAGACGGCCGCGGTGCTCGAGCGCAGCGAGGGGGCGGTCAAGCAGCTCCAGCTGCGGGGCGTGCGCAACCTGGCGAAGCTGATGCCCGAGGGGATGCGGGACTCGTGAGCCGCCGTAACCTCCGGGCCTGCGCCCTCGTTGACCGGGACAGTGCACCTGTCCGGCCCTCCCTCGGGCAGGGCCACCGACCGATGAGGATGCCCGCATGATGTCCCTCCCGACGGCGCGTCGCCGTGCCGAGGAGCTCGACGCAGCGGTCTCCGGGTCGGCGCGCGACGCCTCCGCGCCGAGCGCCGACCTCGAGCCGCTGCTCGATGTCGTCGCCCAGCTGCGCGCCGAGGCCGCCGCCTCGGTCCCCGTCCCGCGCGCCGACTTCGCCGCCGACCTCCGCGCCCGCCTCATGACCGAGGCCGCCACCGTGCTGGTCGCGCCCGACCCGGCCACCGACGAGCTCCTCACGATCCGTCGCTCCCCCCACGCCCCCCGTCGCCAGCGTCGCGTGACCGCCGTCGCGGCCGCCCTCGTGGTGGCCGGCGGGTCGAGCACGATGGCGTACGCCGCGCAGGGCGCCCTCCCCGGCGACTCGCTCTACCCGGTCAAGCGCGCGCTCGAGGGCGCCCGCGGGTCCATCAGCCTCACCGACGAGTCGCGCGGGGCCCTCACGCTGCGGCACGCCGAGCAGCGGCTGGCGGAGGTGCAGGGCCTCGTCGACCGGCACGACAGCGCGAGCGACGCGCTCGTGTCCGACGCCCTCGCCACCTTCGTGGAGCAGTCCGACGAGGCCGCCGAGCTGCTGCTCGCGGCCGGCGCCCAGGGCGACGACAGGTCGGTGACCGACCTCCGTGGCTTCGTCGCCGGCTCCGTCGCGACCCTCGCCGACCTGGAGCCGTCACTGTCCGTCACCGACCAGGAGGGCCTGGCGGCCGCGGTCGCCGCGCTGCGCGACATCGACGAGCGCGCCCTCGAGCTGTGCCCCACCTGCGGGTCGTCCGCCGCGGTCGAGCTGCCGTTCGCGCTGGCGAACGCCGCCTCGATGTTCGACGAGGGCCTCTTCGGCGAGAACGCGCCCGTCGTGCCCGACGTCGACGTCACCGCCCTCCCGCCGGGCAGCGTGGCCGGTCCCCAGGACGACGGGACGTCCGTCGCCGCGCCGCCCGAGACCGCGCCGCCCGCCACCGGGGGGAACGAGGAGCCGAGCACGCCGTCGCAGCCGCCGACCGCGGCGCCGAGCGAGCCCAGTGCCCCGACGAGCCCGCCGCCCAGCCCCGGGCTGCCGGGCACCAGCGGCGGCATCACCGGCGCGACCGAGGGCATCACCGGCCTGACCGGGCCGCTCGCCGAGCCGCTCCAGGCCATCACCGAGACGCTCGACACCCTGCTCGGCCTCAAGTCGACGCCCTGAGCCTGGCGCGCCCGCGCGCAACGCGTCCTCCCCCGCCGCGGGGGCGCGGGTGGTTCAGCCGAAGGCGCCGCCGCGATCGATGAGCAGCTGGTAGAGCGTGCTCTGGATCGTCTCGCGCACCTGGTCGGTCACGTCGAACACCAGCATGGGGTCGTCGGCGGCACCCGCGTCGTACTCGTCCGTGCGGATCGGCTCGCCGAACTCCATCAGCCACTTCGACGGCAGCGGCACGAGGCCCAGCGGGCCGAGCAGCGGGAACGTCGGGGTGATCGGGACGTAGGGCATCCCCAGCAGGCGCGCCAGCGAGGGCACGTTGCCGACGAGGGGGTAGATCTCCTCCGCGCCCACGACGGACAGCGGGACGATCGGCACGCCCGTGCGCACGGCCGCGGCCACGAAGCCGCCGCGCCCGAAGCGCTGCAGCTTGTAGCGCTCCGAGAACGGCTTGCCGATGCCCTTGAAGCCCTCGGGCCAGACCCCGACGAGCTCGCCCGAGCGCAGCAGCCGCTCGGCGTCGGCGTTGCAGGCGAGCGTCGTGCCCCCGCGGCGCGCCACGGTGCTGACGATCGGCAGCCGGAACACCAGATCCGCGCCGAGCGGGCGCAGGAACCGCCCCGCGTGGTCGTGGACGGCCACCATCGTCATCAAGCCGTCGACGGGGACGGTGCCGGAGTGGTTCGACACGACGAGGGCGCCGCCGGTGGTGGGCAGGTTCTCGATCCCCCGCACCTCGACGCGGAACCACTTCTCCGCGATGAGGCGCAGCGCGGCGAGGAAAAAGCGCTCGGTCAGCTCGGGGTCGAAGCCGAACTCGTCGACCACGTAGTCGCCCGTCACCCGTCGGCGCAGGAACGCGAGGAAGCGCGCGAGCTGCTGCTCGGCGTCGTCGCCGAACAGCTCCGCGGCCGCGTGCTGGAAGGCGGCCAGCCAGTCCCCGATCGGCACGCCCGCCAGGGGGCCCCGCTCCTGGGCCGTGGCCGGCGCGCGGGGCGGCTCGACGTCGGACGTCACGGGCGGGGCGGGGGGTGCGGGCGGCTCCGCCGCGGGGGTACGCCGCGGGGCTCCGTTGCCGGGGCCGCTGCCGCCCGCGAGGTCACGCGCGGACGTGGACGGCCGGTTGCGGCCGCTGCCGCGCCCGGGGCGACCGCGCGTGCCGATCGGGATGATGTCGGCGTCACCCACGCGGGCCTCCCGGTGCGACGAAGGGGTGCACGGAGCCCGCGTCCACGGCGACCGGGGTCGGGCGCTCGGGCGGGGGCAGGTGCTCGGCGAGCCGGCCCAGGACCTGCTCGGGCGCCGCGAAGGTGGGCGTCAGGTCCGCCGCGAAGTCGGCGAACGCCTCGGCGGTCGTGTAGCGGGGCGTGAAGCCCAGCTCGGTGCGCGAGCGGGACGTGTCGACCCCGCGCCCGTAGGTGAGGAAGGCGACCAGCTCCGGCGACAGCTCGGCGAGCCGCACCCGACGCACGAGCTGGCCGAGGCCGCCGAGCGCGAACGGG
This Nocardioides alkalitolerans DNA region includes the following protein-coding sequences:
- a CDS encoding DUF5667 domain-containing protein, with translation MMSLPTARRRAEELDAAVSGSARDASAPSADLEPLLDVVAQLRAEAAASVPVPRADFAADLRARLMTEAATVLVAPDPATDELLTIRRSPHAPRRQRRVTAVAAALVVAGGSSTMAYAAQGALPGDSLYPVKRALEGARGSISLTDESRGALTLRHAEQRLAEVQGLVDRHDSASDALVSDALATFVEQSDEAAELLLAAGAQGDDRSVTDLRGFVAGSVATLADLEPSLSVTDQEGLAAAVAALRDIDERALELCPTCGSSAAVELPFALANAASMFDEGLFGENAPVVPDVDVTALPPGSVAGPQDDGTSVAAPPETAPPATGGNEEPSTPSQPPTAAPSEPSAPTSPPPSPGLPGTSGGITGATEGITGLTGPLAEPLQAITETLDTLLGLKSTP
- a CDS encoding lysophospholipid acyltransferase family protein, which translates into the protein MGDADIIPIGTRGRPGRGSGRNRPSTSARDLAGGSGPGNGAPRRTPAAEPPAPPAPPVTSDVEPPRAPATAQERGPLAGVPIGDWLAAFQHAAAELFGDDAEQQLARFLAFLRRRVTGDYVVDEFGFDPELTERFFLAALRLIAEKWFRVEVRGIENLPTTGGALVVSNHSGTVPVDGLMTMVAVHDHAGRFLRPLGADLVFRLPIVSTVARRGGTTLACNADAERLLRSGELVGVWPEGFKGIGKPFSERYKLQRFGRGGFVAAAVRTGVPIVPLSVVGAEEIYPLVGNVPSLARLLGMPYVPITPTFPLLGPLGLVPLPSKWLMEFGEPIRTDEYDAGAADDPMLVFDVTDQVRETIQSTLYQLLIDRGGAFG